From Verrucomicrobia bacterium S94, the proteins below share one genomic window:
- a CDS encoding dephospho-CoA kinase has protein sequence MSDLHRKTITLGITGGIACGKSEVGRILGEMGFAVCDADRVAHGLMDKGTPVFQRVIDHFGDEILTEDGRISRPDLGKIVFEDSSRLKLLNALVHPAVREALETWMTARKNENRSSAILLPLLFESGMDDLGWDAVVCVSSSEQTVFQRLEKRGLSPEEAEQRVLSQMPLAEKESRADVVIPNHGTLGELELAVRRIVGAIMLER, from the coding sequence ATGTCGGATCTACATCGTAAGACCATCACATTAGGGATAACCGGTGGTATTGCGTGCGGAAAATCGGAAGTGGGAAGGATTCTCGGTGAGATGGGTTTTGCTGTGTGCGATGCAGATCGTGTTGCACATGGTCTGATGGACAAGGGGACGCCGGTTTTTCAGCGGGTTATTGATCACTTCGGTGATGAAATACTTACGGAAGACGGGCGGATATCGCGTCCCGATCTTGGTAAAATAGTGTTTGAAGATTCATCCCGGCTCAAACTGCTGAATGCGCTGGTACACCCGGCTGTCAGGGAAGCATTGGAAACGTGGATGACGGCACGGAAAAATGAAAATAGATCTTCGGCCATCCTGCTGCCATTGTTGTTTGAAAGCGGAATGGACGATCTCGGATGGGATGCGGTGGTCTGTGTTTCAAGCTCTGAACAAACTGTTTTTCAACGATTGGAAAAGCGCGGGCTGAGTCCGGAAGAAGCTGAACAGAGAGTTCTCTCCCAAATGCCGCTGGCTGAAAAAGAGAGTCGGGCGGATGTTGTGATTCCAAATCATGGAACTCTGGGGGAACTGGAGTTGGCCGTACGGAGAATCGTTGGGGCCATCATGCTTGAAAGGTAA
- the rho gene encoding transcription termination factor Rho, which translates to MNDEKDVVEEVKPAAEEPAAPAKKKASKKKASKKKAAAKKTAEKAEPKEKVEAVEKTEPVKTTEPAEKSEPEEKTEAPKAEAPETATAEAPASKPAEAQKRPPQENDQGGDRKQNNHPRQNNGKQNNGKFNKKNRNKNKQRRNEEPPPNTENLPPFSLHEMQVTPINDIKNLAEEYGLQDYAGYSKHQLIFELLKNHGRRGGPLQGRGVLEVLPDGFGFLRSPLNSYQPAPDDIYVSPSQIRRFGIRTGDYIEGSIRAPKEKERFFALYKIERINEDEPEHARKRVPFENLTPLFPDERLVMEVENPKEISMRVIDLVTPVGKGQRGLIVAPPRTGKTVLMQKMANSISANNPEAKLIILLIDERPEEVTDMRRNTKAEVLASTFDEPPERHTQVAEIVIEMSKRLVEKGQDVVILLDSITRLARAYNTTSPHSGKILSGGVDSNALHKPKRFFGAARNIENGGSLSIIATALVDTGSRMDEVIFEEFKGTGNMELHLDRECVNKRIYPAIHIEKSGTRKEELLLHPDELSRIWTLRKALKDVPGVEAMELLINRLKKTSSNLEFLMTLQGNQ; encoded by the coding sequence ATGAACGACGAAAAAGACGTGGTTGAAGAGGTTAAACCCGCTGCGGAAGAGCCTGCGGCACCGGCAAAGAAAAAAGCGAGCAAGAAGAAAGCTTCAAAAAAGAAAGCAGCCGCAAAGAAAACGGCAGAAAAGGCCGAGCCGAAAGAAAAGGTTGAAGCGGTAGAAAAGACTGAGCCGGTGAAAACAACGGAACCGGCAGAAAAAAGTGAGCCGGAGGAAAAGACCGAAGCCCCTAAAGCCGAAGCGCCGGAAACGGCAACTGCCGAAGCGCCGGCTTCCAAACCGGCCGAAGCGCAGAAAAGGCCGCCGCAGGAAAATGATCAGGGTGGAGACCGGAAGCAGAATAACCATCCGCGCCAGAACAATGGCAAACAGAATAACGGAAAGTTTAATAAAAAGAACCGGAATAAAAACAAGCAGCGCCGCAATGAAGAGCCGCCGCCGAATACCGAAAATCTGCCGCCGTTTTCCCTGCACGAAATGCAGGTGACACCGATTAACGATATCAAAAACCTGGCCGAAGAATACGGCCTGCAGGACTATGCCGGCTACAGTAAGCATCAGCTGATTTTCGAACTGCTGAAAAATCACGGTCGTCGTGGAGGGCCGTTGCAGGGCCGCGGAGTGCTGGAAGTGCTGCCCGACGGATTCGGGTTCCTTCGCTCGCCGCTGAACAGTTACCAGCCTGCTCCGGATGATATCTATGTCTCTCCATCGCAGATTCGGCGCTTCGGTATCCGCACCGGCGATTATATCGAGGGTTCCATTCGCGCCCCGAAAGAAAAGGAACGTTTCTTTGCGCTCTACAAAATTGAACGCATCAATGAGGACGAGCCCGAACATGCGCGCAAGCGGGTACCTTTTGAAAACCTGACCCCGCTCTTTCCGGATGAACGATTGGTCATGGAAGTGGAAAACCCGAAAGAGATCTCTATGCGGGTAATCGATCTTGTTACGCCGGTCGGTAAAGGCCAGCGCGGGCTGATTGTGGCTCCGCCGCGAACCGGTAAAACGGTTCTCATGCAGAAAATGGCCAATAGTATTTCGGCGAATAATCCGGAAGCAAAACTGATCATTCTGCTGATTGATGAACGTCCGGAGGAGGTGACGGACATGCGGCGGAATACTAAAGCCGAAGTGCTTGCTTCCACGTTTGATGAGCCGCCGGAGCGGCATACTCAGGTGGCTGAAATTGTGATCGAAATGTCAAAGCGTCTTGTGGAAAAAGGACAGGATGTTGTTATCCTGCTCGACTCCATCACCCGCCTTGCACGTGCGTACAACACCACGTCGCCGCACTCAGGGAAGATTCTTTCCGGTGGTGTTGATTCGAATGCGCTGCATAAACCGAAGCGCTTTTTCGGTGCGGCACGGAATATTGAAAATGGCGGCAGTCTGAGCATTATTGCCACGGCCCTGGTCGATACGGGAAGCCGAATGGACGAGGTGATTTTTGAGGAATTCAAAGGCACCGGTAACATGGAGCTTCATCTGGACCGCGAATGTGTGAATAAGCGGATTTATCCCGCGATTCATATCGAAAAATCGGGGACGCGAAAGGAAGAGCTTCTGCTTCATCCTGATGAACTTTCCAGAATATGGACCCTCCGTAAGGCCCTGAAAGATGTGCCGGGCGTGGAGGCCATGGAACTGCTCATCAACCGGCTCAAAAAAACCAGCAGCAATCTGGAGTTTCTGATGACTCTGCAGGGCAATCAGTAA